GCCCTACCGGCGCCTTCCGATCGAGAAAAAAGTCAGTGGTACTTTCAGCGTTATGTAAGTCACCTACCCGCCAACGGTGAAATAGTGTTGTTTGATCGTAGCTGGTACAACCGCGCTGGGGTTGAACACGTGATGGGGTTTTGCAGCGATAGTGAGTACGCCGAGTTTCTTCGTTCGTGCCCCGAATTCGAACGAATGTTACTGCGATCTGGGTTCGTGCTTATAAAATATTGGTTTTCGGTATCCGACGAAGAGCAAGAGAAGCGCTTTAATGAGCGTCTAAACGATCCGCTCAAGCGGTGGAAATTCTCACCGATGGATCTCGAAGCACGCAGCCGTTGGCAACTTTACTCTGAAGCAAAGGACAGAATGTTTGCCCATACCGATACCCGCCAAAGTCCTTGGTTTGTAATCGACAGTAACGACAAGAAGAAAGCTCGCCTTAATTGCATTCACCACTTGCTGTCGAAGATCCCCTATCAACACATAAGCCACGAAAAAGTGATACTGCCAGAATTAGACACCCGTGGTTACATTCGGGCGCCGGTGGAAGAACAACACTGGGTCGAGGATCATTATCCCGACCAATAAACGCAATCGTGATAAAAACGTGACATCTTCGTGAACTCTAATTGAGAAAGCCGCTTTAGGCTGAGTAATGTTCCCATCAATACTCGGAGACTCAACGGATGAACGTCAAACCACTATTAGTTACTTGCTTACTCGCAGCGCCGCTTGCCCAAGCGGCAACTGTCGATGTATCACTGCAGAACCT
The genomic region above belongs to Ferrimonas lipolytica and contains:
- the ppk2 gene encoding polyphosphate kinase 2, which translates into the protein MNKKVYESELKKLQIELVALQQWVEQQGLKVVILFEGRDAAGKGGAIKRISEKLNPRICRIAALPAPSDREKSQWYFQRYVSHLPANGEIVLFDRSWYNRAGVEHVMGFCSDSEYAEFLRSCPEFERMLLRSGFVLIKYWFSVSDEEQEKRFNERLNDPLKRWKFSPMDLEARSRWQLYSEAKDRMFAHTDTRQSPWFVIDSNDKKKARLNCIHHLLSKIPYQHISHEKVILPELDTRGYIRAPVEEQHWVEDHYPDQ